The Silene latifolia isolate original U9 population chromosome Y, ASM4854445v1, whole genome shotgun sequence sequence GCTAGCATATACGTTTTGAATTACACAAATTTTGTTGTATACTATGTAAAATACAATACTATTTCTATAAAACCGttgagaaaataaaaaaaatcgcACAAACACAATAATTTCTCTATTGCAAAGGTTCAACTTACCTCCCCAAAAGCTACTTTAAACTTTACATTAATAAGTATTGTGAACGACTATCCCTTTATATAAGAAATACTCGTTTACTCATAGTGATAAATGATTGAATTTTTTTATACTACAAACTTCTTTCAGAAATACTTAATAATGTTTTCATAATTATATAATGTACTGTATAGTGTATACGATGTCAAAATTATTCACAAATAATGATGTAAAATTAAATCTAAAAAGAAAAAACTAAATTATACTTCATGATTATATAATGTACCGTAGAGAGGTagtatttctttttcttttttttttttttttttggtgtaatgtgagtATTATATATCATAAAAATAAAGAATTAAGTGTTACAAGAGGTTTAGGGATCGAGTCCCATTTCATACAACAATAATTGTCACTTTCCCTAGAGGTTCAGTGTTCGAATCCCACCAGCTATTCTTCCACATTTCAGCTTAAGTCTGCTATTTAGGTCTTCTTCTATTCGTGCTGCTACACTTTCAGGTCTTATCAGACACTCAATCACTCGTGCTTGATTCCTTTGATGCCATATAGAGTACGTAAATGCATTAAACATAGCAACCTTCACCCTCCATTGGATATTATCTCTTTGGGTTGCTATCAGGTTGTCCATCGTAGGGAAAGTTCCCCTATACCACTGCTTCAAGCAGGCCTGAACTCTAAGTGCATAAACACAAGAAGAAAATAAATGCTCCACTGTTTCTGACTGCAATTGACAGAGCAGACACAGATCATCATCACCACAACCCAGTCTTGCTAATTTGCTCTTTACATTCATTCCCTCGTGCATTCGAAGCCAAGTAGTCATAGCATGCTTAGGCACATTCCAATTACTCCATACGATTGCAGTCCAGTCAAGCTGTAAGTGATCTGGTGACAGCCAGGCATGTCCGCTCCTGATAGAATACCCCTTAGGATCCCCAGTCCATCTGCCATTATCATATCCCATCTTTAGTTTCTCTTTAACTTTGCATATAGTCTTCCATACCCATGTAGCATCAGAAGGAGGAGAGTAGGAATGCCAGTCCTGATCCTTTATGTATACATCACTGACCCATTTGATCCAAAGTCTGTCAGCTTTGCAGTAAAGCCAGTCTACCAGTTTGCCCACATTGGCAATGTTCCAGGTATCAGCTCTTCGAATTCCCAGGCCTCCTTCTTTTTTTGGCAACGTGACCTTGTCCCAGGCCACCAGAGGCACCCTATGGTAAACAGACGACCCATCCCATAAGTAATTCCTGCAAATTGCCATAATGTTATTGATAATGCTCTTTGGAATGATAAACATCTATGCCCAGTAATTCTGGAGGGTATTCAGCACAGCATTGATCAAAGTCACTCGTCCAGCATAGGATAATTTTTTGGCTCCCATTCCTCTTATCCGGGCTATCATTTTTTCAGTGAGTGCACTGCATTCAATCTTGGTAAGTCTTCCCGCCTTAATAGGCACTCCCAAGTATTTGAATGGCATTGTGCCTTCCCTGAAACCAGTCACCATTTTGATCCCTTCCTTAATATCTTCAAACAACTCCATTAAAGAATATTTGAGACTTAGTTTGATTCAGTGCTAGGCCTGAAGCCTTAGAGAATGAGGAGAATGCACGCATAAGCAGCCAGATAGATTGAGGTTTTCCTTTGCAAAACATCAAAAGATCGTCTGCAAACATGAGGTGGGTAAGCTTCAAATTCTTGCATAATGGGTGATACTGGAATGGCCACCTGTCGGTGGCAAATTTTATCACTGGTGAGGTACTCCATACGAGATAGTGAAAAGAAGTGGGAGATGGGATCTCCCGCCTCGGACCCCTTTGTCCTTTGAAGTAGCCAAAATTGCTCCCATTTAAAGAAAGAGTGAAAGTGGTAGTCCTTACACATTGCATTACCAATTGAATAAAATGCACAGGGAAATTAAGCCCATGAAGCATGCTTTCTACAAAGTCCCACTCTATTGTATCATATGCTTTCTGTAAATCAATCTTGAACAAACATCTAGGTGTCACAGCTTTCCTTGCATAAAGGTGGATAATATCTTGGCATATAAGAACATTCTCAATGATAGACCTACCTTTAACAAAGGCACCTTGATTCTCATGGATAAGATCAGGTAGAACAAGGGCCAATCTGTTGCATAGCAGTTTAGAGATCACCTTATAAACCATATTACAACAAGCAATAGGTCTGAAGTGGCTCACATTTGTAGGTCTATCACACTTAGGGATGAGGGTGATGTTTGTAGCATTTATTTGAGTAAGCAGTCTTCCTGAAGAAAAGAACTCCATAGTGGCTTTACAAATATCACTCCCAACAACGTCCCAGGAATCTCTGAAGAATCCACTAGAATACCCATCTGGTCCTGGTGCTTTATCAATGGGGATGGCAAAGACAACCTCTTTAATTTCTTCGTGAGTAACAGGAGCTAGTAATATGGT is a genomic window containing:
- the LOC141629912 gene encoding uncharacterized protein LOC141629912, which translates into the protein MAICRNYLWDGSSVYHRVPLVAWDKVTLPKKEGGLGIRRADTWNIANVGKLVDWLYCKADRLWIKWVSDVYIKDQDWHSYSPPSDATWVWKTICKVKEKLKMGYDNGRWTGDPKGYSIRSGHAWLSPDHLQLDWTAIVWSNWNVPKHAMTTWLRMHEGMNVKSKLARLGCGDDDLCLLCQLQSETVEHLFSSCVYALRVQACLKQWYRGTFPTMDNLIATQRDNIQWRVKVAMFNAFTYSIWHQRNQARVIECLIRPESVAARIEEDLNSRLKLKCGRIAGGIRTLNL